A genome region from Skermanella rosea includes the following:
- a CDS encoding GntR family transcriptional regulator, producing MTEWLPVLTPGRHGGARGQTKHGVLTEAIIADTDAGRLTRGQRLPAHRELALRLGLSARTVSASYKEVERRDYLRSEVGRGTFAMGRIAEGGGCRLEMRPSGSFDLSVVRAVFTDRHDAAPRTLLAALSQADNAPWMQPCRPVAGLEAHRAVGSAWLASTVSSACPTSWASPCAGCRPTARASCPLCANVG from the coding sequence ATGACAGAGTGGCTTCCCGTCCTGACGCCCGGGCGGCACGGCGGCGCCCGCGGACAGACCAAGCACGGGGTGCTGACCGAGGCGATCATCGCCGACACCGACGCCGGCCGGCTGACCCGCGGCCAGCGGCTGCCGGCTCACCGGGAGCTGGCGCTGCGGCTCGGGCTGAGCGCCCGGACGGTGAGCGCCAGCTACAAGGAGGTTGAGCGGCGGGACTACCTGCGCAGCGAGGTCGGCCGCGGCACCTTCGCCATGGGCAGGATCGCCGAGGGAGGCGGCTGCAGGCTGGAGATGCGGCCGAGCGGGTCGTTCGACCTGTCGGTGGTCCGGGCCGTCTTCACCGACCGGCACGACGCCGCCCCGCGCACCCTGCTGGCCGCGCTGTCGCAAGCCGACAACGCGCCCTGGATGCAACCCTGCCGCCCGGTCGCCGGGCTGGAGGCCCACCGGGCCGTGGGGTCCGCTTGGCTGGCCAGCACGGTGTCATCGGCCTGTCCAACGTCCTGGGCTTCACCCTGTGCGGGCTGCCGACCGACCGCGAGGGCATCCTGCCCCCTCTGTGCCAACGTCGGATGA
- a CDS encoding IS110 family RNA-guided transposase, producing MSPIHPRAAAIDVGAKMHVAAVGPDRASEPVRTFGTFTDDLHRLADWFQECGIETIAMESTGVYWIPVFEILEQRGFEVLLVNARDAKHVPGRKTDVSDAQWLQRLHEFGLLRASFLPKGEIAALRAYLRQRERLVELAATHIQHMQKALMQMNVQVHHVVSDIMGVTGLRILRAIVAGERDPGVLAANRDRRCRADVETIQRALTGTWRAEHLFALEQALALYDACQEKVVACDRKIEATLKRIEAQSAKPVGELPPARTTTRQPNAVDFDVRTALHAVLGVDLTQIHGLGPYLALKLVGECGTDLSAWPSAKHFTSWLGLAPSNKISGGKVLSSRTRRSSNRAASLLRLAAVTVGRTDTALGAFFRRLSGRVGKAKAVTATARKIAVLFYNTLRHGMDYADPGASYYEERYRQRVLTNLQRRAKSLGYVLQQADAAPATNGVS from the coding sequence ATGTCCCCCATCCATCCTCGGGCGGCCGCCATCGACGTGGGGGCGAAGATGCATGTCGCGGCGGTTGGACCGGATCGCGCCTCGGAGCCGGTCCGCACGTTCGGCACCTTCACCGATGATCTCCATCGTCTGGCGGACTGGTTCCAGGAGTGCGGGATCGAGACGATCGCCATGGAGTCGACCGGGGTCTACTGGATTCCCGTGTTCGAGATCCTGGAGCAGCGCGGCTTCGAGGTTCTGCTGGTCAATGCCCGCGACGCCAAGCATGTGCCGGGCCGCAAGACCGACGTCAGCGATGCCCAGTGGTTGCAGCGCCTGCACGAGTTCGGTCTGCTGCGCGCCAGTTTTCTTCCCAAGGGCGAGATCGCCGCATTGCGCGCGTATCTACGCCAGCGCGAGCGGCTTGTGGAGCTGGCGGCGACGCACATCCAGCACATGCAGAAAGCCCTGATGCAGATGAATGTCCAGGTGCATCACGTGGTGTCGGACATCATGGGGGTCACCGGCCTGCGCATCCTGCGCGCCATCGTCGCCGGAGAGCGTGACCCCGGCGTGTTGGCCGCCAACCGCGACCGGCGCTGCCGTGCCGATGTCGAAACCATTCAGCGGGCGCTGACCGGCACCTGGCGTGCCGAGCATCTCTTCGCGTTGGAACAGGCGCTGGCGCTTTACGACGCCTGCCAGGAGAAGGTTGTCGCTTGTGACAGGAAGATCGAAGCGACGCTGAAGCGCATCGAGGCCCAGTCGGCGAAGCCTGTCGGTGAGCTGCCCCCCGCCCGAACGACCACGCGGCAGCCGAACGCCGTCGACTTCGACGTCAGAACGGCGCTGCACGCCGTGCTCGGGGTCGACCTGACGCAGATCCACGGGCTGGGTCCCTATCTGGCGCTGAAGCTGGTCGGCGAATGCGGGACCGATCTCTCGGCGTGGCCGAGCGCCAAGCACTTCACCTCCTGGCTTGGCTTGGCGCCGAGCAACAAGATCTCCGGAGGGAAGGTTCTGTCCTCGCGAACGCGCCGTTCCAGCAACCGGGCGGCGTCGCTGCTGCGGTTGGCGGCGGTGACGGTCGGACGGACGGATACGGCGCTGGGCGCCTTCTTCCGCCGCTTGTCGGGCCGTGTCGGCAAGGCCAAGGCCGTCACCGCCACGGCTCGCAAGATCGCGGTGCTCTTCTACAACACCCTGCGCCATGGGATGGACTATGCTGATCCCGGCGCCTCCTACTACGAGGAGCGCTACCGGCAGAGGGTTCTGACCAACCTCCAGAGGCGGGCGAAGTCGCTGGGCTACGTCCTCCAACAGGCTGATGCTGCCCCGGCTACCAACGGAGTTTCTTAG